GCGGCTACTGGTGCTACTGGCACGGCGCCGGCGGCTATTCCGGGGTGGGCTTGCACCTCGCCAGGGCACGCTTCCCCGAGGCGCCCACGTTCAGCCACCCCGAGTTCGACCACGAGACGCGCATCGTGCAGGCCGCCGTCGGCGACGTCGTGTTCGCCTCGGTCTACGTGCCGAACGGCGGCAAGGACTACGCCGCCAAGATCCGCTTCCTCAC
Above is a window of Deltaproteobacteria bacterium DNA encoding:
- a CDS encoding endonuclease/exonuclease/phosphatase family protein; this encodes MKIATWNVNGIRAREAQALDWVAREAPDVVCLQEIKAKPEQVPEALCNLGGYWCYWHGAGGYSGVGLHLARARFPEAPTFSHPEFDHETRIVQAAVGDVVFASVYVPNGGKDYAAKIRFLT